In Salvelinus fontinalis isolate EN_2023a chromosome 25, ASM2944872v1, whole genome shotgun sequence, one genomic interval encodes:
- the LOC129822760 gene encoding phosphatidate phosphatase LPIN2-like isoform X2, which translates to MNYVGQLAGQVLVTVKELYKGINQATLSGCIDVVVVRQPNGTFHCSPFHVRFGKLGVLRSKEKVIDIEINGEPVELHMKLGDNGEAFFVQETEQHNEIVPAHLVTSPIPTTEEALWWGRESRAGGSGLEGGLQSPQGCLEDPASSSTPLLPPSTTAGKKKKRRRRKHKADPRKEEQQTPTACVEEVCELSSDDEHGGTHNNSRASSFSTVKDTVENRQHPTLHSLDSYPFSDGDWSTGGSLRSSRSLSEPMSPKSDSELMVKSSESMLRAESHMQWSWGEFPESTRVCKKERSELTKTVTITPSESTHFRVILSSEAMGVEAGGIHTSLDTVCGPAIVKPEPRTPKQSALHSSKHHPSDSLSETHSPPQPEPCPLKPEPGALTAEPYPTPTPLLPKPERRARWTSTPPSVLGSSRRDSGSSACGDLGAIGSKTDSPSKRRGVRKRSQHQGPEDIYLDDLNAMEPDIVARYLGPKSESEAVPKHWVEVGRRDGSQSPQSVGSAAADSGTDCLSDSAGDLPDVTLSLCGGVGENSEISKEKFMEHIITYHEFAENPAIIDNPNLVVRISNRYYNWTLAAPLILSMQAFQKNLPKATEEAWVKEKMPKKSGRWWFWRKSSVKQSSEAKMDRQESLTETHRDTESPVFDQQSPAVPQQKAAADSSSDEESKELNALAPTERVQTEVSAPTGSHSYKKSLRLSSDQIMSLKLREGPNDVTFSITTQYQGTCRCEGTIYLWNWDDKVIISDIDGTITKSDVFGQILPQLGKDWTHQGIAKLYHSVHENGYKFLYCSARAIGMADMTRGYLHWVNDRGTILPQGPLMLSPSSLFSAFHREVIEKKPEKFKIECLTDIKNLFYPNTHPFYAAFGNRTNDVFAYKQVGVPVCRIFTVNPKGELILEQSKGNKTSYGRLSELVEHVFPLRSKEQSATFSFPEFSSFCFWRQPIDEVCLEELL; encoded by the exons ATGAACTACGTGGGCCAGCTGGCAGGCCAGGTGCTGGTGACTGTGAAGGAGCTGTATAAGGGCATCAACCAGGCCACGCTGTCCGGCTGCATCGACGTGGTGGTGGTCAGACAGCCTAACGGGACCTTCCACTGCTCCCCTTTCCATGTACGGTTCGGGAAACTTGGCGTGCTGCGCTCCAAGGAGAAAGTG ATTGACATTGAGATCAATGGAGAACCAGTAGAGTTGCACATGAAGCTGGGTGACAACGGAGAGGCCTTCTTTGTTCAGGAAACGGAGCAGCATAAT GAGATCGTCCCTGCCCACCTTGTGACTTCGCCCATCCCCACCACAGAGGAGGCTCTGTGGTGGGGCAGAGAGTCTCGAGCTGGAGGGTCGGGTCTGGAGGGTGGGCTGCAGTCCCCCCAGGGGTGCCTAGAGGACCcggcctcctcctccacccccctcctcccccccagcaCCACAGCAGGGAAAAAGAAGAAGAGACGCAGGAGGAAGCACAAAGCAGATCCCCGGAAGGAGGAGCAGCAGACCCCCACTGCTTGTGTGGAGGAGGTCTGTGAGCTGAGTTCAGACGATGAGCACGGTGGCACACACAACAACAGCAG GGCCTCTTCGTTCTCCACAGTGAAGGACACAGTGGAAAACAGGCAGCACCCCACCCTCCACTCTCTGGACAGCTACCCTTTCTCTGATGGAGACTGGTCTACCGGCGGCAGCCTCAG ATCCTCAAGATCCCTGTCCGAGCCCATGTCTCCAAAGAGCGACTCTGAGCTGATGGTGAAGTCATCAGAGAGCATGCTCAGAGCAGAGTCACACATGCAGTGGTCCTGGGGAGAGTTCCCAGAATCCACCAGG GTCTGTAAGAAAGAGCGCTCGGAGCTGACTAAGACAGTAACTATAACTCCATCAGAGAGCACCCACTTCAGGGTCATCCTCAGCTCTGAGGCCATGGGGGTGGAGGCAGGGGGCATCCACACCTCTCTGGACACTGTGTGTGGACCTGCCATCGTCAAACCAGAACCCCGGACTCCCAAACAAAGTGCCCTTCATAGCTCCAAACACCACCCGTCCGACTCTCTATCTGAAACCCATTCTCCGCCCCAACCTGAACCGTGTCCCCTCAAACCAGAGCCAGGTGCTCTCACAGCAGAGCCCTATCCCACTCCCACCCCCCTTCTGCCCAAGCCTGAGCGTAGGGCTCGTTGGACCTCCACCCCCCCCAGTGTGCTTGGTTCCAGCCGGAGGGACAGTGGCTCTTCTGCCTGTGGGGACCTGGGGGCCATTGGCTCCAAGACTGACTCCCCGTCCAAGAGGAGAG GTGTGAGAAAGAGGAGTCAACACCAGGGCCCTGAGGATATTTACCTGGATGACCTGAACGCTATGGAGCCTGATATAGTTGCACGCTACTTAGGTCCCAAGAG TGAGTCCGAGGCGGTCCCTAAGCACTGGGTAGAGGTGGGCCGGCGCGATGGGTCCCAGTCTCCCCAGTCTGTGGGCAGTGCAGCGGCCGACAGCGGGACCGATTGTCTGTCTGACTCGGCTGGGGATCTACCAGAtgtcaccctgtctctctgtggagGGGTCGGAGAGAACTCGGAAATCTCCAAAG AGAAATTCATGGAGCACATCATCACATATCACGAATTTGCTGAAAATCCAGCAATCATCGACAATCCCAATTTGGTGGTTAGAATTTCAAACCG ATATTACAACTGGACATTGGCAGCTCCGTTGATACTGAGTATGCAAGCTTTCCAGAAGAACCTGCCCAAG GCCACAGAAGAGGCGTGGGTGAAGGAGAAGATGCCTAAGAAGTCTGGCCGCTGGTGGTTCTGGAGGAAGAGCAGCGTCAAACAG TCTTCAGAGGCCAAGATGGACAGACAGGAGTccctgacagagacacacagagacacagagagcccTGTCTTTGATCAACAGAGTCCAGCAGTCCCACA GCAGAAAGCAGCAGCAGACTCCTCCAGTGATGAAGAATCTAAAGAGCTGAATGCACTGGCACCTACTGAGCGTGTGCAGACAGAGGTTTCAGCACCAACCGGATCCCACTCCTACAAGAAGTCTCTCCGCCTCTCATCTGACCAGATA ATGAGTCTGAAGCTGAGGGAGGGGCCTAATGACGTCACCTTCAGCATCACCACTCAGTACCAGGGCACGTGTCGCTGCGAGGGCACCATCTACCTGTGGAACTGGGATGACAAAGTCATTATCTCCGACATCGACGGCACCATCACCAA GTCAGATGTGTTTGGCCAAATCCTCCCTCAGCTTGGGAAAGACTGGACTCATCAAGGCATCGCTAAGCTCTACCACTCAGTGCATGA GAATGGCTACAAGTTCCTGTACTGTTCGGCGCGGGCCATCGGGATGGCCGACATGACCAGAGGTTACCTGCACTGGGTGAACGACCGGGGTACCATCCTGCCTCAAGGACCCCTCATGCTCTCCCCTAGTAGCCTCTTCTCTGCCTTTCATAG GGAGGTAATTGAAAAGAAGCCAGAGAAGTTCAAGATTGAATGCCTCACAGACATCAAGAACCTCTTCTACCCAAACACACATCCCTTCTATGCAGCCTTTGGAAACCGAACAAAT GATGTGTTTGCCTACAAGCAAGTGGGTGTCCCTGTGTGTCGGATATTCACAGTCAATCCCAAAGGAGAGCTCATCCTAGAGCAATCAAAAGGCAATAAAACATC GTACGGCCGACTGAGTGAACTGGTAGAGCACGTTTTTCCTTTACGCAGTAAGGAGCAGAGCGCCACCTTCAGTTTCCCAGAATTCAGTTCTTTCTGCTTCTGGAGACAGCCAATTGATGAAGTCTGTCTTGAGGAGCTGCTCTGA
- the LOC129822760 gene encoding phosphatidate phosphatase LPIN2-like isoform X1, whose product MNYVGQLAGQVLVTVKELYKGINQATLSGCIDVVVVRQPNGTFHCSPFHVRFGKLGVLRSKEKVIDIEINGEPVELHMKLGDNGEAFFVQETEQHNEIVPAHLVTSPIPTTEEALWWGRESRAGGSGLEGGLQSPQGCLEDPASSSTPLLPPSTTAGKKKKRRRRKHKADPRKEEQQTPTACVEEVCELSSDDEHGGTHNNSRASSFSTVKDTVENRQHPTLHSLDSYPFSDGDWSTGGSLSRSSRSLSEPMSPKSDSELMVKSSESMLRAESHMQWSWGEFPESTRVCKKERSELTKTVTITPSESTHFRVILSSEAMGVEAGGIHTSLDTVCGPAIVKPEPRTPKQSALHSSKHHPSDSLSETHSPPQPEPCPLKPEPGALTAEPYPTPTPLLPKPERRARWTSTPPSVLGSSRRDSGSSACGDLGAIGSKTDSPSKRRGVRKRSQHQGPEDIYLDDLNAMEPDIVARYLGPKSESEAVPKHWVEVGRRDGSQSPQSVGSAAADSGTDCLSDSAGDLPDVTLSLCGGVGENSEISKEKFMEHIITYHEFAENPAIIDNPNLVVRISNRYYNWTLAAPLILSMQAFQKNLPKATEEAWVKEKMPKKSGRWWFWRKSSVKQSSEAKMDRQESLTETHRDTESPVFDQQSPAVPQQKAAADSSSDEESKELNALAPTERVQTEVSAPTGSHSYKKSLRLSSDQIMSLKLREGPNDVTFSITTQYQGTCRCEGTIYLWNWDDKVIISDIDGTITKSDVFGQILPQLGKDWTHQGIAKLYHSVHENGYKFLYCSARAIGMADMTRGYLHWVNDRGTILPQGPLMLSPSSLFSAFHREVIEKKPEKFKIECLTDIKNLFYPNTHPFYAAFGNRTNDVFAYKQVGVPVCRIFTVNPKGELILEQSKGNKTSYGRLSELVEHVFPLRSKEQSATFSFPEFSSFCFWRQPIDEVCLEELL is encoded by the exons ATGAACTACGTGGGCCAGCTGGCAGGCCAGGTGCTGGTGACTGTGAAGGAGCTGTATAAGGGCATCAACCAGGCCACGCTGTCCGGCTGCATCGACGTGGTGGTGGTCAGACAGCCTAACGGGACCTTCCACTGCTCCCCTTTCCATGTACGGTTCGGGAAACTTGGCGTGCTGCGCTCCAAGGAGAAAGTG ATTGACATTGAGATCAATGGAGAACCAGTAGAGTTGCACATGAAGCTGGGTGACAACGGAGAGGCCTTCTTTGTTCAGGAAACGGAGCAGCATAAT GAGATCGTCCCTGCCCACCTTGTGACTTCGCCCATCCCCACCACAGAGGAGGCTCTGTGGTGGGGCAGAGAGTCTCGAGCTGGAGGGTCGGGTCTGGAGGGTGGGCTGCAGTCCCCCCAGGGGTGCCTAGAGGACCcggcctcctcctccacccccctcctcccccccagcaCCACAGCAGGGAAAAAGAAGAAGAGACGCAGGAGGAAGCACAAAGCAGATCCCCGGAAGGAGGAGCAGCAGACCCCCACTGCTTGTGTGGAGGAGGTCTGTGAGCTGAGTTCAGACGATGAGCACGGTGGCACACACAACAACAGCAG GGCCTCTTCGTTCTCCACAGTGAAGGACACAGTGGAAAACAGGCAGCACCCCACCCTCCACTCTCTGGACAGCTACCCTTTCTCTGATGGAGACTGGTCTACCGGCGGCAGCCTCAG caGATCCTCAAGATCCCTGTCCGAGCCCATGTCTCCAAAGAGCGACTCTGAGCTGATGGTGAAGTCATCAGAGAGCATGCTCAGAGCAGAGTCACACATGCAGTGGTCCTGGGGAGAGTTCCCAGAATCCACCAGG GTCTGTAAGAAAGAGCGCTCGGAGCTGACTAAGACAGTAACTATAACTCCATCAGAGAGCACCCACTTCAGGGTCATCCTCAGCTCTGAGGCCATGGGGGTGGAGGCAGGGGGCATCCACACCTCTCTGGACACTGTGTGTGGACCTGCCATCGTCAAACCAGAACCCCGGACTCCCAAACAAAGTGCCCTTCATAGCTCCAAACACCACCCGTCCGACTCTCTATCTGAAACCCATTCTCCGCCCCAACCTGAACCGTGTCCCCTCAAACCAGAGCCAGGTGCTCTCACAGCAGAGCCCTATCCCACTCCCACCCCCCTTCTGCCCAAGCCTGAGCGTAGGGCTCGTTGGACCTCCACCCCCCCCAGTGTGCTTGGTTCCAGCCGGAGGGACAGTGGCTCTTCTGCCTGTGGGGACCTGGGGGCCATTGGCTCCAAGACTGACTCCCCGTCCAAGAGGAGAG GTGTGAGAAAGAGGAGTCAACACCAGGGCCCTGAGGATATTTACCTGGATGACCTGAACGCTATGGAGCCTGATATAGTTGCACGCTACTTAGGTCCCAAGAG TGAGTCCGAGGCGGTCCCTAAGCACTGGGTAGAGGTGGGCCGGCGCGATGGGTCCCAGTCTCCCCAGTCTGTGGGCAGTGCAGCGGCCGACAGCGGGACCGATTGTCTGTCTGACTCGGCTGGGGATCTACCAGAtgtcaccctgtctctctgtggagGGGTCGGAGAGAACTCGGAAATCTCCAAAG AGAAATTCATGGAGCACATCATCACATATCACGAATTTGCTGAAAATCCAGCAATCATCGACAATCCCAATTTGGTGGTTAGAATTTCAAACCG ATATTACAACTGGACATTGGCAGCTCCGTTGATACTGAGTATGCAAGCTTTCCAGAAGAACCTGCCCAAG GCCACAGAAGAGGCGTGGGTGAAGGAGAAGATGCCTAAGAAGTCTGGCCGCTGGTGGTTCTGGAGGAAGAGCAGCGTCAAACAG TCTTCAGAGGCCAAGATGGACAGACAGGAGTccctgacagagacacacagagacacagagagcccTGTCTTTGATCAACAGAGTCCAGCAGTCCCACA GCAGAAAGCAGCAGCAGACTCCTCCAGTGATGAAGAATCTAAAGAGCTGAATGCACTGGCACCTACTGAGCGTGTGCAGACAGAGGTTTCAGCACCAACCGGATCCCACTCCTACAAGAAGTCTCTCCGCCTCTCATCTGACCAGATA ATGAGTCTGAAGCTGAGGGAGGGGCCTAATGACGTCACCTTCAGCATCACCACTCAGTACCAGGGCACGTGTCGCTGCGAGGGCACCATCTACCTGTGGAACTGGGATGACAAAGTCATTATCTCCGACATCGACGGCACCATCACCAA GTCAGATGTGTTTGGCCAAATCCTCCCTCAGCTTGGGAAAGACTGGACTCATCAAGGCATCGCTAAGCTCTACCACTCAGTGCATGA GAATGGCTACAAGTTCCTGTACTGTTCGGCGCGGGCCATCGGGATGGCCGACATGACCAGAGGTTACCTGCACTGGGTGAACGACCGGGGTACCATCCTGCCTCAAGGACCCCTCATGCTCTCCCCTAGTAGCCTCTTCTCTGCCTTTCATAG GGAGGTAATTGAAAAGAAGCCAGAGAAGTTCAAGATTGAATGCCTCACAGACATCAAGAACCTCTTCTACCCAAACACACATCCCTTCTATGCAGCCTTTGGAAACCGAACAAAT GATGTGTTTGCCTACAAGCAAGTGGGTGTCCCTGTGTGTCGGATATTCACAGTCAATCCCAAAGGAGAGCTCATCCTAGAGCAATCAAAAGGCAATAAAACATC GTACGGCCGACTGAGTGAACTGGTAGAGCACGTTTTTCCTTTACGCAGTAAGGAGCAGAGCGCCACCTTCAGTTTCCCAGAATTCAGTTCTTTCTGCTTCTGGAGACAGCCAATTGATGAAGTCTGTCTTGAGGAGCTGCTCTGA